Proteins co-encoded in one Metabacillus sp. KUDC1714 genomic window:
- the fabF gene encoding beta-ketoacyl-ACP synthase II, whose product MEKKRVVVTGLGALTPIGNDVRTTWENAINGVSGVGPITRVNPDDYPAKVAAELKDFDVEQFMDKKDARKMDRFTQYAVAASLMAVKDAELEITDENAPRVGVWIGSGIGGMETFEQQYKILLEKGPRRVSPFFVPMLIPDMATGQVSIALGAKGFNSCTVTACATGTNSIGDAFRVIERGEADVMVSGGAEAPLTEMSFAGFSANKALSTNPDPNSASRPFDQDRDGFVMGEGAGIIVLEELDHALARGAKIYAEIVGYGATGDAHHITAPAPNGEGGARAMKQAVEGSGLNLTDIDYINAHGTSTPYNDKFETLAIKEVFGDHANKLAISSTKSMTGHLLGAAGGVEAIFSILAIKEGIIPPTINYQTPDPECDLDYVPNEARKQEVNAALSNSLGFGGHNATIIFKKYDA is encoded by the coding sequence ATGGAAAAGAAACGAGTTGTTGTAACAGGTTTAGGAGCATTAACACCAATAGGTAACGATGTTCGAACAACTTGGGAAAATGCAATAAACGGTGTATCAGGGGTCGGACCAATTACACGTGTAAACCCAGATGATTATCCAGCTAAAGTTGCAGCAGAACTAAAAGATTTTGATGTTGAGCAGTTTATGGATAAAAAAGATGCTAGAAAAATGGATCGTTTCACACAGTATGCTGTAGCTGCTTCATTAATGGCAGTGAAGGATGCTGAGTTAGAAATTACGGACGAAAATGCTCCTCGTGTTGGAGTCTGGATTGGCTCTGGTATTGGTGGAATGGAGACATTTGAACAACAGTATAAAATTTTATTGGAAAAAGGACCACGACGCGTAAGTCCGTTTTTCGTACCAATGCTAATCCCTGATATGGCTACTGGACAGGTCTCAATAGCATTAGGTGCAAAAGGTTTTAATTCATGTACTGTTACAGCATGTGCAACAGGAACGAATTCAATTGGCGATGCTTTTCGTGTCATTGAAAGAGGCGAAGCCGATGTAATGGTGTCAGGTGGAGCAGAAGCCCCGCTGACAGAAATGTCCTTTGCAGGGTTTTCTGCAAATAAAGCATTATCGACAAATCCTGATCCAAACTCAGCTAGCAGACCATTTGATCAGGATCGTGATGGTTTTGTAATGGGAGAGGGTGCTGGGATTATTGTACTCGAAGAATTAGATCATGCTCTAGCACGTGGTGCAAAAATTTATGCTGAAATTGTTGGATATGGTGCAACAGGTGATGCTCATCATATCACTGCTCCAGCCCCAAATGGTGAGGGTGGTGCAAGAGCGATGAAGCAAGCTGTTGAGGGTAGTGGACTTAACCTTACAGATATTGATTATATCAATGCACATGGAACAAGTACTCCTTACAATGATAAATTTGAAACATTAGCAATAAAAGAAGTATTTGGAGATCATGCCAACAAACTGGCGATTAGCTCAACAAAATCGATGACAGGTCATCTATTAGGTGCAGCCGGTGGAGTTGAAGCAATTTTTAGCATTTTAGCAATAAAAGAAGGAATTATTCCTCCAACTATAAATTATCAAACACCTGATCCAGAATGTGATCTAGATTATGTTCCTAATGAGGCTAGAAAACAAGAAGTGAATGCAGCTTTAAGTAACTCATTAGGCTTTGGTGGACATAACGCAACGATTATCTTTAAAAAATATGATGCATAA
- a CDS encoding beta-ketoacyl-ACP synthase III has translation MNAGIIGIGRYTPEKIVTNADLEKVMDTSDEWIRTRTGIEERRIADDSMDTSQMGILAAEKALEDAGIAAEDLDLILVATVTPDQPFPSVACMLQEKLGAKKAAAMDISAACAGFMYGMITAKQFIETGAYKHVLVVGVEKLSKITDWNDRNTAVLFGDGAGAAIIGPVSDGKGILSFELGADGTGGKHLYQDEYIIMNGREVFKFAVRQMGESSVNVLEKAGLSKEDVDFLIPHQANIRIMEAARERLDLPVEKMSKTVHKYGNTSAASIPISLVEEVEAGKIKDGDVIVMVGFGGGLTWGAIAIRWGR, from the coding sequence ATGAATGCAGGAATTATTGGTATCGGTCGATACACACCTGAAAAGATTGTTACAAACGCAGATTTAGAAAAAGTAATGGATACATCTGATGAATGGATTCGTACGAGAACAGGAATAGAAGAACGTCGTATTGCAGATGATTCAATGGATACATCACAAATGGGCATTTTAGCTGCTGAGAAAGCTCTTGAGGATGCAGGAATTGCTGCTGAGGACTTGGATTTAATTCTAGTTGCAACAGTCACACCAGACCAACCATTTCCATCTGTTGCTTGTATGCTTCAAGAAAAATTAGGAGCGAAAAAAGCAGCGGCAATGGATATTAGTGCTGCTTGTGCCGGATTCATGTACGGAATGATTACTGCTAAGCAGTTTATTGAAACAGGTGCATATAAGCATGTTTTAGTAGTAGGTGTTGAAAAACTATCAAAAATTACAGATTGGAACGATCGTAACACTGCTGTATTATTTGGTGATGGTGCAGGAGCAGCAATCATCGGCCCTGTTAGCGATGGGAAAGGGATTTTATCCTTTGAACTTGGAGCAGATGGTACAGGTGGTAAACACCTATATCAAGATGAGTACATCATCATGAATGGTAGAGAAGTCTTTAAGTTTGCTGTTAGACAAATGGGTGAATCAAGTGTAAATGTTCTTGAAAAGGCTGGGTTAAGTAAAGAAGATGTTGATTTCTTAATCCCACACCAAGCAAACATTCGTATTATGGAAGCAGCAAGGGAGCGATTAGACCTTCCGGTTGAAAAAATGTCTAAAACGGTTCATAAATATGGAAACACTTCTGCTGCTTCAATCCCAATCTCGTTAGTAGAAGAAGTAGAAGCAGGCAAAATCAAAGATGGCGATGTAATTGTTATGGTTGGTTTTGGCGGAGGATTAACGTGGGGTGCGATAGCAATTCGTTGGGGTCGCTAA
- a CDS encoding ComZ family protein, with amino-acid sequence MEFMQIAMKYLPEAKQKLESSGIELSMETIQPMMELFTKVMGEAYELGKKDAQ; translated from the coding sequence ATGGAATTTATGCAAATTGCAATGAAGTATTTACCAGAGGCTAAACAAAAGCTAGAAAGTTCAGGTATTGAATTATCGATGGAAACTATTCAACCAATGATGGAGCTTTTCACAAAGGTTATGGGAGAGGCTTATGAATTAGGGAAGAAAGACGCGCAATAA
- a CDS encoding BMP family ABC transporter substrate-binding protein, which translates to MYKKLGLVLILLFSLFGCGQPTAQGKLQKVGLLVPETIDDQVWGTKGYMGLLKIQSELKVDVFYKEGVNNESKIRAAIDEFKQNDVNLVFGHGSEYANFFNTISSEYPDIHFVLFNGKADGKNVTSLNFKSNAMGFFGGMVAGEMSKSDKVGVLAAFEWQPEVDGFFEGAYYQNENVHVEIQYVQDWNDTSIAIPLLNEMIKNGVDIVYVAGDGYNVSVIERLKEEGLYAIGFVSDQSDLGKGTVLTSTVQHVDVLYEVVANSFNKGELESGELFFDFQDGVISLGKFSPLVDKEFQASLKDQIEEYKKTGLLPNQL; encoded by the coding sequence ATGTACAAAAAGCTCGGTCTTGTCCTTATTTTACTTTTTTCGCTTTTCGGTTGTGGACAACCTACAGCACAAGGGAAACTTCAAAAGGTAGGTCTGCTTGTACCTGAAACCATTGATGATCAAGTTTGGGGAACGAAGGGCTATATGGGCCTTCTTAAAATTCAATCTGAGCTAAAGGTTGATGTATTTTATAAAGAAGGAGTGAATAATGAGAGCAAAATTCGTGCTGCAATTGATGAATTTAAGCAAAATGATGTGAATCTTGTCTTCGGTCATGGAAGTGAATATGCTAACTTTTTTAATACGATCAGTAGTGAATATCCTGACATCCATTTCGTGCTATTTAATGGGAAAGCTGACGGAAAAAATGTTACGAGCTTAAATTTTAAGTCAAATGCAATGGGGTTTTTTGGTGGTATGGTTGCAGGGGAAATGTCAAAGTCTGATAAAGTTGGTGTTTTAGCGGCCTTTGAGTGGCAACCTGAGGTAGATGGCTTTTTTGAAGGAGCCTATTATCAAAATGAAAATGTCCATGTAGAAATTCAATATGTGCAAGACTGGAATGATACATCGATTGCTATTCCACTTCTTAATGAAATGATCAAAAATGGTGTTGACATCGTGTATGTAGCTGGAGATGGATATAATGTTTCAGTCATTGAAAGACTAAAAGAGGAAGGCTTGTACGCAATTGGTTTTGTATCCGACCAATCTGATTTAGGAAAAGGTACGGTGTTAACAAGTACCGTTCAACATGTTGATGTCTTATATGAGGTTGTAGCAAATTCCTTTAATAAAGGTGAGCTTGAAAGTGGAGAATTATTTTTTGATTTTCAGGACGGCGTGATTTCTCTAGGGAAGTTTAGTCCTCTTGTAGACAAAGAATTTCAAGCATCGCTTAAAGACCAAATCGAAGAATATAAAAAAACTGGACTACTGCCAAATCAATTATAA